In the genome of Nocardioides sp. NBC_00368, the window CGGGCGAGATCCCGCCCACGCCCTCCGGCACGGTCAGCCGGCCGACGGCGAGCGCGCCGGCACACACCCGCAGCATCGCGGTCGGGACACGGGTGCCGGGCACGCTGGTGCGCTCGTCCGGCGCGGCGTAGCCGGGGACGGGCGACCCGAACAGCAGCGCGTACGTCGCCGGCTCGGCGAGCGCCCAGGTCCTGACCGCGCGGCCGAGAGCCAGGAACTGGGCGCGGTGGTCGTCCTCGGAGGCGGCCGCGACGGCCGCGTCGACGGCGTCGCCGAGCTCGTCGTAGCCGGAGACGAGGAGCAGGGTCAGCAGCTCGTCACGGTTCTTGACGTAGCGGTAGACGGCCGAGGAGACCACCCCGAGGTCGCGGGCCACCGCGCGCAGCGAGAGCGCGGCGGCGCCGTGGACCGCCAGGTGCTCGCGGCCGATCCGGACGATCTCGTCCATGGTCTGCGCCCGCGCCCGCTCGCGTGGGGTGCCGTCTCGTGAGGTGGCTGTCATGACGCCATCGTGTCCCGATATAGAGAGCGCTGTCAACAAAAGTGAGCGGTGCTCTTGCTTTTGTCGACGACACACGCCAGACTCATTCCGAGAGCACTGCTCTCGGAATCTCGACAGGCTCGATCACCGAAACCAAGGACACAGCCATGAACAGCACCTACCTCGTCATCGGCGCCGGCCCCGTCGGCGCGACCATCGCCCA includes:
- a CDS encoding TetR/AcrR family transcriptional regulator, with the protein product MTATSRDGTPRERARAQTMDEIVRIGREHLAVHGAAALSLRAVARDLGVVSSAVYRYVKNRDELLTLLLVSGYDELGDAVDAAVAAASEDDHRAQFLALGRAVRTWALAEPATYALLFGSPVPGYAAPDERTSVPGTRVPTAMLRVCAGALAVGRLTVPEGVGGISPELAVGLQGIRDQLGLDLPDAALTRGVLVWTSLFGRVSFEVFGQFGPDRFGDPAGLFELHLAVLADELGL